The DNA sequence atgttatatgttGATGGTGGCATTTTCCACTTTATGAAATCATATTGTCGTCCctggaatttatttatatcctGAATTAGAGGTGAACAGGGACGAAACGTTTTCTTTCATGCAAAAACTCTTTCTCCTAACAGCTTCTCTGCATGCTTTTTCCGTTTCTCTTCCACAAGAAACTCATCATCATGCCACTCAAAACATTCTTGATTATGATTTCTACCCTACATATGATTTCGGTCGGGAACTCCGAGAATTCTCCTGCTGCTCCAGCGTTGTATGTTTTTGGCGATTCTTTGTTCGATAGTGGTAATAATAATCTCTTACCAACTCTGGCAAAGGCGAATTTTCCACCCTACGGCATGAATTTCGAGAGGGGAGCCACTGGAAGATTCACGAATGGAAGAACTGTCGTGGATTTCATAGGTTGTCTTTTTAGTTCTTGTTTCTTGACCTTCATTCTGTCTGGTTGTGTTTGaatctttcttctttgttttggCAGCTGAGTTTCTTGGATTGCCACATTCTCCACCGTACTTGAGTTTGATACGAACTTTACTACGATCGGAGCCACTGACGGGCCTGAATTTTGCATCCTCGTCTTGTGGGATTCTTCCTCAGACTGGAAGCGCCTTGGTATGTGGCTAGCTATATTTGCCTTGAAAAAGCAGTATATGTATTCACATGTGTGACTGAATTGATGGTGACTTGACAGGGGAAATGTCTGAATTTAGCAGAGCAGATCGGCCTGTTTGAGAGAGCAGTGAAACAGGATATCAGCAGGCACTTCAAAACCGCCGGTGAGCTATCGAACTACCTGTCGAAATCCGTGTTTGTGATTTCCATCGGCAGCAATGACTACATCAACAACTATCTTGATACACAGCGATTCGACACGAGCAAACGTTACAGCCCTCTATCGTTCGCCAGACTTCTCATGAATAACTTCTCCCAACAACTTGAGGTGATCAGTGTTTTTAAGAACCTGGTTCAGAGAAATGGTGAAtattatgtgtgtttgtgtctAATGTGTATGCGTGCAGAGGTTGTACTATTTGGGAGCAAGAAAGGTGATCATATTTGAGATTGGGCCCATTGGGTGCATTCCGTCCAGCACAAGGCAAGTCAAACACAAAGGACAATGCGTTGACGAGATCAACCAGCTTGCAAGCATGTTCAACAACCATCTTGCTCCAATGCTTCAGAACTTGACTTTTAGTCTTCGTGGCTCAGCCTTCATTCTTGGTCATGCTCACTGGCTTGGCTATGATGCAGTAATCAATCCATCTAAATACGGTAACTAATTCTAGTCCATCTTCTGATCCTACATGTAATGATATGCATTGCACTGATCATTATATGCAGTAGAGCCTAACGTATTGAATTTTATACCCTTCTTGGTTAATCTGAACGTGTGTATTAGGTTTGACTGATTCGAGCAATGCTTGCTGCGTGACATGGATGAATGGGACCTCAGCCTGCATCCCTGAGCTAGGGGCACTGGCATGCCAGGAACCAAACAAACACTACTTCTGGGACGGCTATCATCTTACTGAAGCTGTGTATAAGACCATAGCCACGCATTGTTTCAACGGATCCTCTGTTTGCAtacccaaaaatattaaagagcTGGTTTCAGAAGTTTGAAGACTGTAGAAAAGTTCTAGCTATGTTTATTTCTAGCATCTATATTCAAATGGAATGGATGACACTTTAGCCAGTTGCCgatttttcattctttcttccGTTTCATGTGAAGTTATCTTAGCTAATAAAGGACCCCATACGCCTGAAAGTGTCGAtgaatgatgaaaatgatcGAATAAAGCTCCAGCATGcaacatctatatatatagaagtttGTACTCAAAGAATATAGAATATAACAGTCTACAATTAACTAGTACGATACCATAAACTTAAGAAAGCAAGTGTATTGTATAATGTACAATACTAACAAGTTTCTACATACTTGACAGTGTTAAGATGGAGgagacaaagaaagaaaaagctcCTATACTTCTAAGCACTATATTGCTCCTATATGCTAATtaccaaagaaaaaacacaacattGACTATTTTCTGACTGGTAGTATATATTAGGGGATGACTTCACTCGTGAGGACAAAATTGTGAAGCCTATTTGTTACTAGACTACATTATCAGTTCAATTGTACTCCTTAATTTTGTGGCTCGTGATTGTTGATTGGTGGCTTACGTCGAGGCCGGTCCGCCCCCTTGTAGTCCTTGCGCATCAGGGTTGCAACCTCGTCAGCTGCGTCAAGAAACGCCTCCGGTTCATCGTTTTTCTTGAACGTGCTGCGCCGATCGTGTTTAGCAGCCGTTTTTTCATTGCCAGAGCTCTTAGGTACCGCCTGGTGATTGAGGGAATTGATAGGCGTCGAATTTTGCAAATGTTGCTGGTGCTTATCGACCCCACTTGGAAATGTGGATCCTTCAGATTTCTGAGTTCCCTTTTGCTTCAACATTTCATCCTTGTCCTAAGagttgaaaaaacaaagagaaaaaatctTGATTCTTAGTTTTTTCATCTGTTTCTAGGTTATGGAGACAACTATTCATGGGCCCTGTTATTCAGTACATAACAGAAAATTTACCTGAGCATCGATGCGATCACGTCCTGTTTCTGGTTCTGGTAAAGATTTCTCAAGACCAGCTGgcttatttttaactataccaaagtaagaaaattgtGTAAGTGGATAAGTTAACAATGTAGTGCTGAAGTTCTTCTCTTCCTTGACTGCTAAATAAATCAAGTAGTGCTTTAGGCCACACAGCTTGTACCTGAAGTATATATCAGTTTCTCATCCAGCAACAGCAACCTTTTTCTTCCCCCAAGAAATTTCCTTACATTAGCAGCAGCAACAGTACCATCAAAAGCATCCTGTATTCATTTTTACTTAGTAATTATTACCATAATTAAGATAAGACAATAGAAAATCAATAATGCAAAAGTATAACAGAGGACATACACTGTCAAGAGAGATATCTTTTCCTGCTTTACTGCTCCTCAGCCACTTTCTCTTGATTCCTATTGTTCCTGTTGAAAAAAACATTTACGGATAATGTATCTTGAATTCGTCGAAATCTGGTTGTTCTTACATGACTTGGACGAAAAAGCTCTATGTAAGAAGACTATACCTTCATAAACACTTGCACTAGAGTAATCTAGGACAAGCAAAATGATTACAAGACTCAGTAGTAATCCTGAACATGTAGTACTTCCAGATGCCATTTGTGAGATCGTCCTGAAAATGCTTTTAACTTTCCTTTCAGCTGAAGTAGCTCAGCAAAATTAATCAATGTGGGGTTTTATAGAGTTCAAACATGAGTCAAAGCTAGGGTTCCGACAACCGGtttgttcttttgaaatttttaaatacggTTCTGGCTGCAAACACAGGACTTGGGAgaactcaaaaattaaaataatcaaataagtagagaaaataattagataTGTACTGTAGAAATCATGTTATAGCAAGATGcatgtttcaaaatttaatgtaatttcatTGGCTAAATATACTGCAGATGTTGATCACGAGGCAGTCGCCTGTCGTTCTGATGATCAAGGGCTGGCCCTTGATGACTGTTACTAAATATCATATTGAGACGTGTACACATTCAAAGAGAAATACTGATAAAAGGAATTATACAATATAGTGTATACATGACTATAAAGATCGACGGATTTTCTGCTGAATTTTGTAATGAACTTAACCTTTCTTGGAGgtcaatatttgtcatattttatCTACGGATAGCAGTAATTATTCCTCAAGTATGAGCTGTAACCTTTTTATATACCCAAATCTatgaacaaaaaggagaaaaacatGCTGGTAGATAGCATTTCCTAAGCAGACAAAACAGtcaaaattagagaaaaactCTGTCAGAGATTCGTTCATCAGGGTAATAATCTTTCATGGCTGGACTGTACTGGACTATCAGGTAAACACCCCCTTTGGATACCTACACTTGATCATTAAAGTTACCATAGTTTCTACATATAGACTGGAATCTTgtcattttttactatatatttagtgtaattatgcAAGATTAATTGGTTCTTAATTCTTACACATAGCTTTTTCCTGAGACTTGACTTTTAGGCCAACTCAGCTTCTGCCCTGCAGCTGGAGGGAATGCAGCTTTACTTCTTACATTTGAATGCAGCCAAAACCACGTTAATTAAGGATGTTTGACCAAGAAgatatataaactttaaacacttaaaattgtatatttgcATGTGTTGAGGAGCTCAAACTTGTGAGATCAAATTGGAATCTTGTCCTCTCTCTCACCTTAGTTTGGAAAATAAGCAATAGCCCTCATGAATACTCACAAGTTTCATTAAATAGAATTATAGGTGTCCTATACACCGATTCGTTGTAACCAGATGGAGAAATTCTCTGTTGGTCTAAAAGTACATAAATATGGAAGTATCttggaaaaaattgaaaattagaCGTGGAGTTCATGCATGCAACATATATAGTACAGATTTCTTGACTAAAacctatttttttctcttaatatatgattttagttCTCTTGTTTTTTGCAAGGTGAAGAACACAGATGAAATGAAGTCCCAACGCAAACATGAGCATCAAGAACGTGGGCAACTGGGCTTCTGTTTTGCATAGAATTACTCACTTTTTTCGTTTTCaacagttaaataaaaaattactgcTGGTTTTGGTGTAAGCAGGTAATTAGGACACGGGGAGCTGCGTTTTCCCACTCCCACTAGTTCCCTCTTGAGATCAGTGTGGGCTGTGAGTCTTAGTCGGTTCTATGTGCACCAGTTTTGTATTAtacatttcttctttctttcacCGTCAGTGAAATCtgcagaacaaaaaattttataatttcaagaacCGGCCGTAAAATttgttctttgtttgttttttgatCTTCTCTTGTTCAAGGCTTGAAGAAATAATGATATGAAATAGTGTGAAGAGCTCATGACATGTGAAGCTCTCCAAAAGAGGGAGAGACACGTGGATAGAAAGTAATGCTCCGAGTACCAATGCTGTGTCCCCCTcgaacttttttctttattaccaCAAAAGATTCAAGATTAAATAAGGTGGTCCTGTTGGAATAATTTCTCAATGCAATCAAAGGAGCACGACTATTTTTAGGATACCCGTATGGGGTTCACACATTTGTCCTCCAAACCTGTACGGAAAGCAGAGCTTTTGAGGAATGCAGATTCTACTTTCATCAAGCTTAGTGTGCTTAAAAGGGGTGGATTTGAAAGTGATAGTGAGAACCCAGCAGGAAATTTCCTATcttgttgatgatgatgtatCTCGCTTTTGTCCTTTTTGGATGTGTGTGTATTACTCTAAGGGCTGCTATATTAGGTGAGAATTTGCAAAATCAAGAATGTGATACTACTTCAAGGCCATTCATGTTGCTTGTATTCTTTTGTTGGACCGGACTAGAATTTTTGGTtggataattattattcaaattatgttCGGttgaaccaaatcaatcacaaaatatatataattcactTGTCATGTTATTGATCTCTCCCTAAACTATATATCGATTACACAacaagtgtattacacttgccatataattaattgaagtcCAAATTTGACCTAGTCTGAACTTTCCAACTGGGGTTTTAGTATTGTAATAATCATGCGGATTCATGTCAGACTCTTGTTCTTGAATAAAAGGGAGTTTGAACTTGATAACATAAGTAAAAGGATTTGAAACGTTGGGCTTGATTCAGATCAACATATCAATTCATGGGTTTAGATGTTTAAATGTAACATATAAGTTGAAGGTTGTTCAAGAAGCGTAACAATATAACAGTTCAGAAGATCTGAAAAGATGTGGCTCTAGGAAAACAGTTGTTATGTCGAAGAGAACCATTAAGCTTTACTTTAACATCCAAAGAAAACCCAAAGAGACGGGGCTTGGCAAAATCCAAAGTACCTATTTTACGTGAAATGATCCAACCGACaagtaaaattcaaaacccaTAAAAGTTGGAAACTTATTAGAGCAACATTCAGCTCTAACTTGAGTATCATAAAGTAAGGCAACTTCACTATACTAAACATATGGCCGTTGAATTGATATTAGCAACAGCAGCATGTGGTCGTTGAATTAACATTAGCAACTAGCATGTAGTGACAGATGACTGTAAAGATGCCTCAACCGTGAGCAGTACAAAAACAGCATATCATTAAGAGTATTGCATGGTCATAAGAATGGTTTTTCATGGCAGTGTAAAGAGGATCATTTGTTTACAGTGGTGAAATGTCATGTTGACATGTACTTTTAGGATCTGTGGTTGGGTATATCCACTTTAATGTAAGGTTACTTTCTTTATGGCCATGATCAAAGGTAGCCTTAACCTTCCTACACCCACCGCGTCATAAGGTAATAGAACATACAGCATCAACCATCAGCATTCTCAAAACCTTAAAACCGCCAAGAATCACCAACTCCACAGAGGAGGTACTTTTACCTCTGGCTTAAATACCTTCAAGATTCTGATTCTGGATTAATGATGATAAAGAAGGTTAGACTGTTGGCAATTTGACAAAGGTAACAGATATCTGAGAAAGTGCAGTTGGATCAGTAGATCATAGCATCAAATCTTGGTTCATAGAAACAGAGCTGGCTGTTGTATGATTGTAGAGCGCATCCAGCAATCCAAGACCAAGCCTTCTTATCCACGTCATACAGAAGACCTTTTCCTTTGTTCCAAGATGTGAAACATATCAAATTATCCTGTCCAAAGCATTCAAATCTTTCAGCTGATAGCCTCAAAAGAGCTCGAAAATACCGTGGTGGCATCCTACTTACCTCAAcccaaataaatttagtatgaTCAAGCTCCCATATTCTCATACTTTGAAGAGTACTATAAAGCCCAATTCTTCCAACTAGAAACAGACGCTTTTGGGTTCCAGCTACAAGATATCCATCCAACAACGATCGGGGGAACTTTGCAGGTATATGTTCCCACTGCCCCGTATCCAATCGATACATCATTAAACCAAGTGGCGAAAGGGTTTCCAAGTATAATCTTGAGTCACAAAATGCCATCTTCGAGGAGCAAAGGTTGACGGCAGGCATAGATTGGTGAAGCAACCATTTGTTGAGCTTCGAGTCATATACTTCAGTAGGTGAAGACCTGTCACCATATATATCACTAGCAgcgataattttaaaagaccGATCCTTCCGATCAACTACCATAATCAACTGTCTTTGCTGATTATAATGCATACTTGGCAAAGTTCTCCAAGCTTGTGTTAGTGGATTGCAAATTAACGTCTTGAACGTCAAGCCATCCAGTCCTGAGAAGCATACAAGACCCCCTGAAGAACCTACCAACCAGAAAGCCCACTGTGGTAGAAACGTAAATGGGATCCTAAACCACTGCTTCAATGGCAAGCTAAATACTGAACATTGAGGAGTCTGGGAATTTTTCCAGTATGTCAGGAGACAAGGCCCGTGGGAGGGCACTTGTGAATGAAACTTCAGAAAACTATAGTCTTGCAAAATTGAATTCCATCTCTTACAAACAGAGCGGAGCCTAAATATCATGAATGGTGGAACCCTAGCTAAGATTTCATTTAACAGATCCTCTGGCAACATTGCCCATATATTATCTTCCATCTGGATATCCAGTTGTACAGTTTTACTAAACGTGGCCACTGTTTCCTCATCCAACCCCCTTGGTTTGGTTTTAATCACCTTCTGCCGAGAAGGACTTGTATTCCTTGAGCCCATCCGGCCAAGCGGGCTGGTATTCCTAGACCCAGAGCTTCCAAAACTTGCTTGCCGATGAAAAATTTCCTCCTCTCGGGAAGAACTAGTTCTCACCAATCCGGAACATGATGTTCTCAACCCAGATTCAGAAGCTTCCCCCATTTCAACGGTGATGTAAATACGCAAAACCCTCACCAACCGAATGCTAAATCTTGCTCCAGAATCTCTTAAGCTTTAGTTATGTTCCATGGCCTTTAAGATGAAAGCAATTTCAGGAACTTATTCCAGGCGGTAAAACAAAGGCACCATGTTTACTGTAAGAATCTgataatccaaacataattttGCTGATCAGGCACCAAATTGCGAACCCCTATTCGCGCCCAACAAGCCAATTCATGAACAAGTAAGcaattagatgaaaacaaaacccGAACACCTAACCCTGCAAAATCTAGCAACCAAGAGCAGACATAATTCACACGCACAAATTAAAAGATTCGAATTTCTAGTACTTGTACGCAAATAATCATTAAGAAGCGCAAAGTCATAGCATCTTTGATGCAAAATTAACAGGCAAAAACCcaatcaagaagaaaaacagttCAGCGAATCTGCGATGCGTTACCTCATGTAGGAACCGAGTAATCTGAATGCCAGAGCTGAGAACAGCAAAATTCTTGAGGTAAGAATGCAGCACAATCAAAAGTCCCCCTTTTTGTGGCGACAATCAAACCCTAAACAGTGTTTATCTCTTGTTCGACGTATAGTTTTTCACGCTTCCTGGAAATGGGCATCTGTTTTTCCCGCTTATCATTTTGCATTTGGAAATTTCCCCTTTTTTCCAGAAGTGTGTTGAAATAAAGAAGAGAAGGAAATGGTGTTGATAGAGGAAAACAAACCAAGATCCGGTAAGAGTTATGGGCCTGCCGCCTGCAACGTTTCCCATATCTTGCTGTGTGTTCTTGTCAATGGGTCGGTCAGATCTCCATTTGAGTAGATCCGACCCAATCAGAATCACTCATTTCCGGTTTCAACGAgtcaaatttctcaaacacattttcattatgtttgttttcgagtgttttattttgtgttttagagatagagagaaaaaaatagaaaaaaaataagtgtgtgttgaagaTAGAGTATATGTctggatttatttttagatataatttaaaatattttaaaataaattgtgtatatttgttgttgggatttgagagacaaaagTCACTTTTCAtcgtcaaatcatatattttttatatataaatgtgtatatatatagatattgtatgtttaatgttgtattttttggagacaaaaattattgttaattgtcaaatcatatttcttttatattatatttatatatataaaagtgtatatatatatatattatatatagaaagttcaaaaataataaaacacaCAAACAAGGTGTAAAAACAAAGAGGCAAATATTAGGTGTGTTTTGTCTTGTCTCGAAAATTGTTtgaaatgaaaccaaacatagtgtttaattttgatcacagtaatatttttttctattgagTTGAACTAATTTGTGTGAAATGTGATCATACTCTCTATGGAtctttttcattgaatttaatgcaatttatcttgatatcgtaaataaataaactatcccatataaaaaataataactatttatcTTCTATTTGAAAGATGATCATAcaagaaaatcataaatttttgaaatatttttttgggtaaattataataagttcTTTAAGGTTTGGTAGAATTACGATATTTcatcattgtttgaaaaattaatactctTCTAATATTTGGTAAACTTATATATCTTTTGATTGATGcctgaaattatcaattttgtcattcctttattttttctttgttttaaaaaaataaaattatggaaaCAGATTGAATGAAGTGGAAGTGTTGGGTGGTGAGGTCCTATTTACTATTACAAGCCAGTGCGTATTGAACCCTCAAATTACagattaattacaaatttatagaTCAATACGTACACAAAGTATCAAAGCAATAAAATATCGAATAACCAAGGCTCACAGAGCCAAATCTGTCATTTAGGCTTTTGCTCACAATTACATAGATCAGCAGTCTTAAATACTCACGGTTCCTCAAAGTTTTGGCACTTAGCCCTTCGTCACAAAGACCTTAACAGAGATCACACAGATCCTCAGATTTTGGTTCACACTTTATTGTTACCCACAACCAATAACTGACCACACTATATAAAGTGGCCCTAGATTGCAAGTTAATGGAGGAAGGAGGCGGTGATAAAGTCCTAAAGCCATGAGAACCGAAGCATTCAAGGAGAAGGGGGAGAATTAGTTGAGACGAGCAAGACaggggaagagagagagagcaaatGAAGAGAGTGAGAGATTAGGGTTAGGCAAATAAGTAATGGGCATACAGGGTCATGGGCGGGTCGGATCTCAGGTTGTGGGTAATGGGTCGTGGGTTTGGGTTGGGAGAGTGGGCCATAAAACATTGAGCCATCCTAGTGAGAATTTGGCCTACCTAATTTTGGTCATGGGCCATTATTTACTAACaggatgaaaaatttaaaaatttgtaaaaagcATTGAGccatatgttttttaaaaataagtaaaattatactcGTTTTCTATAAgaacattttggtcaattgatcaaaaattggatgaaaacttAATGAAAATCAATGGATTAAACTAGTTATTGAACGATCTTCAAAATCAGGAGATATTAgtaatctttaaaataataaaaaaaatatttataattatgttaaatattatagaattgattgtaatttattttttttattttttatttcatgatttgaagtgaaaataaaatgatatgtGCTTTCACATCAAGGAGCTTCGGACATTATAAGATGGAGTTGGAAAAGTTGATTGAGAAAAGCAGAAATTGTCCATTCATAAACTACAAATTCATGAGGAGCTGTTTGGGGACTTTCCAACTCTCCCTCAAACTTATATATGTGGGGACCACTACCCCCTATGAAGAAGCTCCAAAGAAAGTCCAACTTCCACCCCTCACCTCCCGCAACACCAAAACCCTGTGCACTCAGATCACCCCTCCCTCTCCCGCTGCCACGCGTCAGCAGTCCCTTAGAGTAATCTTAAAGTCGTGTTCTTGCTGCTTAAACCGCTAACATGAGAAACAGCGATTTTGGGTCGGAGAGGAGGATGCAGGGAGTTACCGTACACCCTCCGACCAATTTCGTGTCACACGTGCCAGCATCCATTTTAACGCCGGAAATCCCTCCTCTTTACACTCCTTTCTTTTAGTCTCgcgcacacacatatacaGACAGCTTTCCCTGTATCTATAGGTTTATGTTTTTCTACGATCAGCAGTAACTGAACCCAGATTCTTTAGATACGGTTTTGATAATCTATCCGTTTCTGACGCAAAAAAATCTAATCTTCCAAGTACGTAACAgtagatattataaatagaattGAGGGAGGGAGGTTTCGTTTGATTTGAATTGGTATCTGTATTTGGGTTTTTAGTATTTATTGGCGTGAGATGGGGGCGGTAACGTCGTCGATGGCGG is a window from the Sesamum indicum cultivar Zhongzhi No. 13 linkage group LG15, S_indicum_v1.0, whole genome shotgun sequence genome containing:
- the LOC105177558 gene encoding GDSL esterase/lipase 7, translated to MLFPFLFHKKLIIMPLKTFLIMISTLHMISVGNSENSPAAPALYVFGDSLFDSGNNNLLPTLAKANFPPYGMNFERGATGRFTNGRTVVDFIAEFLGLPHSPPYLSLIRTLLRSEPLTGLNFASSSCGILPQTGSALGKCLNLAEQIGLFERAVKQDISRHFKTAGELSNYLSKSVFVISIGSNDYINNYLDTQRFDTSKRYSPLSFARLLMNNFSQQLERLYYLGARKVIIFEIGPIGCIPSSTRQVKHKGQCVDEINQLASMFNNHLAPMLQNLTFSLRGSAFILGHAHWLGYDAVINPSKYGLTDSSNACCVTWMNGTSACIPELGALACQEPNKHYFWDGYHLTEAVYKTIATHCFNGSSVCIPKNIKELVSEV
- the LOC105177647 gene encoding uncharacterized protein LOC105177647, coding for MASGSTTCSGLLLSLVIILLVLDYSSASVYEGTIGIKRKWLRSSKAGKDISLDSDAFDGTVAAANVRKFLGGRKRLLLLDEKLIYTSVKNKPAGLEKSLPEPETGRDRIDAQDKDEMLKQKGTQKSEGSTFPSGVDKHQQHLQNSTPINSLNHQAVPKSSGNEKTAAKHDRRSTFKKNDEPEAFLDAADEVATLMRKDYKGADRPRRKPPINNHEPQN
- the LOC105177559 gene encoding F-box/kelch-repeat protein At5g15710 — its product is MGEASESGLRTSCSGLVRTSSSREEEIFHRQASFGSSGSRNTSPLGRMGSRNTSPSRQKVIKTKPRGLDEETVATFSKTVQLDIQMEDNIWAMLPEDLLNEILARVPPFMIFRLRSVCKRWNSILQDYSFLKFHSQVPSHGPCLLTYWKNSQTPQCSVFSLPLKQWFRIPFTFLPQWAFWLVGSSGGLVCFSGLDGLTFKTLICNPLTQAWRTLPSMHYNQQRQLIMVVDRKDRSFKIIAASDIYGDRSSPTEVYDSKLNKWLLHQSMPAVNLCSSKMAFCDSRLYLETLSPLGLMMYRLDTGQWEHIPAKFPRSLLDGYLVAGTQKRLFLVGRIGLYSTLQSMRIWELDHTKFIWVEVSRMPPRYFRALLRLSAERFECFGQDNLICFTSWNKGKGLLYDVDKKAWSWIAGCALQSYNSQLCFYEPRFDAMIY